DNA from Brassica napus cultivar Da-Ae chromosome C4, Da-Ae, whole genome shotgun sequence:
CACACCAAGCTGGATATGAAGAGTCCTTGGTAGCTCGCTTAGTTATGAAGCCTGGCAAGGTAAGACTGTATTCACTGTGTGATTAAATCTATTGCACCAATTGTTTACATTGTTTGTTTCTGGTGCTTGATAGATCTCAAGCCTTGCAGCTTCTATTCGCCAGCTAGCTGAAATGGAAGATCCAATCGGCCGTGTTTTAGCAAAAACTGAGGTAACCTGAAATGATGGAAGATCCATTCCTCCTATTAACTTGTAATttcttttttcaatttcaaacagTTCTTGTTAACTTTGTGTGTAACAGATTGCAGATGGTCTTATTTTAGAGAAGACATCATCACCATTAGGTGTTCTTCTGATTGTTTTTGAGTCTCGGCCTGATGCACTTGTTCAGGTATGTCACCAGACATTGTCCTTTATGCTCTTAGATGTAAACTCTGATCACCAAACACTATCAATGAATCAAACAGATAGCTTCACTTGCTATCCGGAGTGGAAATGGCCTTCTGCTGAAGGGTGGAAAAGAAGCTCGTCGATCAAATGCTATCTTACATAAGGTACATCAACCTCATATTCATAGATTGGAGTAAACTCCATTGTAGTCATCATCTTGGTTCTCAAAATTTGTGAAATCATGGAAAAAACTATAGGTGATCACTGATGCAATTCCAAAGACTGTTGGAGGTAAACTCATAGGACTGGTGACTTCGAGAGAGGAGATTCCTGATTTGCTCAAGGTATAGATATATATGAATGGGAAGGTCACCAGAAGTGATTAGCTCTTTTTACTTAATCTGGAACTTACCATTTGCATTTTATGTTACAGCTTGATGATGTTATTGATCTTGTGATCCCAAGAGGCAGCAACAAGCTTGTTTCTCAGATTAAAAACTCAACTAAAATCCCAGTGCTAGGGCACGCTGGTACGTTTTATAAGTTCACTTCCATTAAGCTCACATGCTGGACTGGTCTAGTGAGAACACTGCTTACTATTTTTTGGTGTTTGCAGATGGTATATGTCATGTATATGTTGACAAATCTTGTAATCTTGACATGGCAAAGCGTGTAGTTTCAGATGCAAAGTTAGACTATCCAGCAGCCTGTAACGCAATGGTTAGAGACTCTTACCCTTTTTCAGTAATGTTCACTTAGTACTTCTTTTCTCACCTCGTCTTCTGTTTTTATCTTGACCTAACAGGAAACTCTTCTTGTACATAAGGATCTAGAGAATAATGGTGTGCTCAACGAGCTTATATATGCTCTGCAAGCCAGTGGTAAGAATAGtagtttgtttgtctttttgaaAACCATAAGTACTATAAATAAGATAAGATTTAGTTTGGTGGCTAGCTTCGTTAGAGACATTTGTTTTAACTTGTAGGTGTCACTTTGTATGGTGGGCCAAGAGCAAGTGGTAAACTGAACATTCCGGAAACACAATCATTTCATCACGAGTACAGTGCCAAGGCATGCACTGTTGAAATTGTAGAAGACGTACATGGTGCTATAGATCATATCCACAATCATGGGAGGTAAAATTATTGCTGGATGAATCCAAGTTATTACATCACAGGGCCTACCTCTCTGTAGTCTGTATTCTTTACATGTGCTGGAACATTAGTGTGGTCACTTACTTTTTTTGTCTTGTCTCGTGAGAGCAGTGCACACACTGACTGCATAGTGACAGAAGATAGTGAAGCCGCAGAGATATTCCTCCGCCAAGTGGACAGGTAATAATAGTTTGTGTTGTTGAATCCTACAGTCTATAGAATGTTTGTGGTTGAATATATTGGAAACTAAACTCTTTTAACATTTTGACAGTGCGGCTGTTTTCCACAATGCAAGCACAAGATTCTGTGATGGTTTTAGATTTGGACTTGGTGCTGAGGTAAGACAGACAGAGGGAGAATTTAGTATCAAATTTGTAAACCAAATGAATAGAGAATTGTGAATTAATGAATGAATGGCTAATGTGGCTTGTTTTTATGTGTAGGTGGGAATAAGCACAAGCAGAATCCATGCCCGTGGTCCAGTTGGAGTTGAAGGATTATTGACAACCAGATGGTACTATTGAATTTCTCTCGTCTTTGCTCTGTTCATTGATCTCTTATGAACTCTTGTGGGGTTTGAATATTTTGTGGTGGTGAATGGCGCAGGATAATGAGAGGAGAAGGCCAAGTAGTGGATGGAGACAAAGGAGTTGCTTACACTCATAAGGACCTCTCTGTCTTGAAAAGGACAGATGCAGTGGAGAACGGGCTCTAGCTCTGCTAATGTCGTATTATTACACAcgtctttttgtttaattaggatTTAGTTTCTTGTGGAGTTGCACCAAAATAAGATCCATCTACATTTGATGTTCTTTGATAATAGTAAAATGTTTATTAGCTATTCTTCATGTCAAAAAAGTTATAAGCCAATGtaactttctgttttttttttatcattctcCATCCAAAGGAGGATAAATGCTCAAATTCGAATTTCACTTTCAAAAGACTCAGAACTTAGATGTCACTAGTACAGAACTGCAACCATAAAAACTACTCTTCTTACTTCAATCTTGATTCATTCTTGGATGAAGTTTTTGAGATTCTTCAACCATAGCAAGTACTCTCTGCTATCTTTCTTCATCATGTACTCATGCATGAAATCCGTAACGCTTGGTTTGATTCCTCTGGCCTCGAGAAACTTATGGAACGACCTGCGCATGTTCTCATCCAGCTCTCTGCAAagtcaaaagaaataaaaaatttgaggTTACTTTGGTCATCATAGTAATGATAAGAAAATGTTACTTACTGAAAATCAGGTCCATCATATGTcaattgttcttcttcttcagaagaCTTGTCTGAATGGTTCACAGACAAACCATCAATGACAATCGCATCAGGGAAAGCAGTGCAGCTAAACTCAAGGCTGAGACCACTCTTCTTTGTCACAGTGACAACAAGCGGAATGTTTGTCTCGTTAGCTTTCTCATCACCATCTTCATTGTCATCCATACCATCTTCATGTTCATCCATGGAACCAGGCATGCTTACTTCTACTCTAATCTGCTCTCCATTGTACTCTCTAGTCAATGTTACGGTCCTGTGACCAGGATTATCTTCAATCTTAAAAGGAAAGTCACCAGAACCTGGTGTCTCGTCTTCACCCTGCTGCATAAAGAAACCCATAATCATCTAAGGCTCTCAAAAGCTTaaattagaagaagaaaaaaggtcaaatctccaaaatagcacatttataaatttatatcacaAACATAGcactccaaaactaaaatgaccaaaataacacatttctaagtttatcctttgaaatttttaatttttttatttttcaaaatttgaaatcttatccccaaaatctcatttctcaactctaaaccctaaaccctaaaccctaaaccctaaaccctaaaccctaaaccctaaaccctaaaccctaaaccctaaactctaaactctaaaccctaaaccctaaaccctaaaccctaaatcctaaacctcaccctttaactctaaaccataagtttgtgacttttgataaaacattaaatgctatttttgtgacttttgaccttgagtgctagtttgggaacaaaaacttgatttagtgctatttttgtctttttctcaagAAAAAAACCCAATTTATGAAACCAATGCTTTAATCAAAAACTTTATGCAACttaattaaaccctaaacccaattCATTAAACCAACGCTTTGATCAAAAAGTTTGAAACTTAATGGGAACTTAATCAAACACTAAACCAATTTCATGAAACCAATGCTATGATCAAAAAGTTCGAAACTTTATGGACTttaatcaaaaccctaaacccaaacaaTACTCTTCTAATCTAATCTAATCTTCTCGAGTATGCTAAAATGAAATGGACTCGAAAGAAGGTTTTGTTTACCACCACATCAGCATCGAAAGCGTCTTTGATCTCGGAGTCAATCACTTGGATAAGCGTCTGATCGGACTTTAACCGGTCATTAGTATCCGTCGAATAGAGGAAGCCACGAGATACGAAAGGACGAAGCAGAGAAGATGGTTTGGAAACAAGGGAGGAGCGATTGACGACGACGGCGGATATGGCCTGGGGTCGAGCCACACGACCACACACGGAAGCTAAACGAGAAGCTGACCTGCCGATGCACAAAGGGAAAACCATGGCGGTTACAAGGGGATGGATgggttctttcttcttcagggTTTTAGCTTTGCCCTTCTCTCCTTAGGGTTTAAAGACAAACGAATTGCGCAGATCCGTACCGGAACTTCTATCCAAACCGGAagtcaaattttctttttcagaatCACCTTGGTCTATTTGCTTTAATAAAATTGACATATAATTTCGTCGCACAAACATCTAACCAGATGAATTTTTGTTCGACGATTTTTAATTGTGTGTAATCTATTTATTTCTCTTATTGCGATTACATACAAACCAATCAAAATAATAAGTTGTAtactataattaattatttttgatatatctatttataaattaaaacaccaattattatatctatatatagtagtaaatcCATATTCCtaaaattaaatgtattttttaaataagatcAATAGATATGCCTAGGGGTGGgcattcgggtacccattcgggttcggttcggatctattcGGGTGTCAGGTTTTCGAGTTCAAAGATTTTAttcccattcgggtatttctaaatttcggttcggattcggttcggatcttttcGGGTctggataacccatttaaattattttaaatttttttaaaattcactatatactttaaattttttaaaatctataaacaaaacaatatattacatataaatttgaatagcaTACGTCAAagtacctaaaattaacatataaattggtttggtttgaatatttggattgaaaatcaatagatattttaagtattgttggtgttttgagtatattttagctattttagacatgtacttttgactatttgtatatatttataagtattttggacaatttaaaagtatcttatatattttgatgtttttaatatatattaagtctaaaaataattaatatatataggtatataaatcaatttcgGATATAAtcgggtacccgaaatacttcggttcggatcgggttcggtttcggtttcggttctctaaatatcaaaatttttaacccattcggatatttaatcaattttggttcgAGTTCGATACTACTTTTTCGGGTCGGATTCAGTTCGGTTTTTCAGATCCGgattttttgcccagccctagaTATGCCTCTAAATTTTTCTATAGTATTGGAATTCAATCGATCAGTTAGAAAAAATCAGAACCGAAATCGGTTTATTAAGTTaatttggtaaaataaaaaatcagttaTGTGAATTTTGATTTTCTGGGATTTTTCAGTTTACTCGGTTTATTTCAGGTTTATGCGGTTTATTTGGTTAGAATGTTTCAAACCGGTCGGTTCTTGCTTGTccaaccgaaccgaaaaaccgattaaaatttttaatttggcCACTGTTTTATTGGTTCAATCGGATgttaaaccaaaaccaaaaaaaaattggtttggtcggttcggtttatttCGTTTCATACCGAATGCCCAGCGCTAATATCAGCCACCCACTATCAGTGTGTATCGGTTTAGCTTGGTTAAGTTGGTAGAAATGGTgaaatcaaataaagaaaaagaaaaggaatagAAAGGACATCGAGAAACTAACCAGCTTggttttttattaatgtaacaACTGGATTATATAACAAAAGAGACTGTCAATTGTTATTTAAATCTCATACTAGCTAATTTGGTTTTCACTCCCAGCCATATGTTGTATGTGACTCGAATCAACAGGACAACCATAAATGAACACACAGATCATGGCGACATGGCCAAGATCAATAACCACTGGAAGCAACTCGTCTTTGAACTCTCAGAATATATCTTTGATGCCCTTACATCTGCGTATCCCGTGCTCGCTAAGCTTTGCTCAATGTCCTCCACCATAGAGTCAAGTAGCTTTAGTTGATGAATcccataaaaataaagaaaggtgATTAAGACCAGTGAAGATATCAGAATCAGTAT
Protein-coding regions in this window:
- the LOC111205300 gene encoding delta-1-pyrroline-5-carboxylate synthase B, with product MAETDRSRAFTKNVKRIVVKVGTAVVTGKDGRLALGRLGAICEQLAELNSDGFEVILVSSGAVGLGRQRLRYRQLVNSSFADLQKPQNELDGKACAAVGQSSLMAYYESMFDQLDVTVAQMLVTDKDFRDKDFRKQLSETVKAMMKMRVIPVFNENDAISTRKAPYKDSTGIFWDNDSLAALLSLELKADLLILLSDVEGLYTGPPSDPNSTLIHTYIKEKHQEEITFGEKSKLGRGGMTAKVKAAVSAAYGGIPVIITSGFAAENIAKVLNGLRVGTLFHQDAHLWAPVVDTTSRDMAVAARESSRKLQALSSEDRKNVLLDIANALEANEKIIIAENDLDVAAAHQAGYEESLVARLVMKPGKISSLAASIRQLAEMEDPIGRVLAKTEIADGLILEKTSSPLGVLLIVFESRPDALVQIASLAIRSGNGLLLKGGKEARRSNAILHKVITDAIPKTVGGKLIGLVTSREEIPDLLKLDDVIDLVIPRGSNKLVSQIKNSTKIPVLGHADGICHVYVDKSCNLDMAKRVVSDAKLDYPAACNAMETLLVHKDLENNGVLNELIYALQASGVTLYGGPRASGKLNIPETQSFHHEYSAKACTVEIVEDVHGAIDHIHNHGSAHTDCIVTEDSEAAEIFLRQVDSAAVFHNASTRFCDGFRFGLGAEVGISTSRIHARGPVGVEGLLTTRWIMRGEGQVVDGDKGVAYTHKDLSVLKRTDAVENGL
- the LOC111205301 gene encoding uncharacterized protein At2g39795, mitochondrial-like isoform X4, with product MVFPLCIGRSASRLASVCGRVARPQAISAVVVNRSSLVSKPSSLLRPFVSRGFLYSTDTNDRLKSDQTLIQVIDSEIKDAFDADVGEDETPGSGDFPFKIEDNPGHRTVTLTREYNGEQIRVEVSMPGSMDEHEDGMDDNEDGDEKANETNIPLVVTVTKKSGLSLEFSCTAFPDAIVIDGLSVNHSDKSSEEEEQLTYDGPDFQELDENMRRSFHKFLEARGIKPSVTDFMHEYMMKKDSREYLLWLKNLKNFIQE
- the LOC111205301 gene encoding uncharacterized protein At2g39795, mitochondrial-like isoform X2 translates to MVFPLCIGRSASRLASVCGRVARPQAISAVVVNRSSLVSKPSSLLRPFVSRGFLYSTDTNDRLKSDQTLIQVIDSEIKDAFDADVVGEDETPGSGDFPFKIEDNPGHRTVTLTREYNGEQIRVEVSMPGSMDEHEDGMDDNEDGDEKANETNIPLVVTVTKKSGLSLEFSCTAFPDAIVIDGLSVNHSDKSSEEEEQLTYDGPDFQELDENMRRSFHKFLEARGIKPSVTDFMHEYMMKKDSREYLLWLKNLKNFIQE
- the LOC111205301 gene encoding uncharacterized protein At2g39795, mitochondrial-like isoform X3 encodes the protein MVFPLCIGRSASRLASVCGRVARPQAISAVVVNRSSLVSKPSSLLRPFVSRGFLYSTDTNDRLKSDQTLIQVIDSEIKDAFDADVQGEDETPGSGDFPFKIEDNPGHRTVTLTREYNGEQIRVEVSMPGSMDEHEDGMDDNEDGDEKANETNIPLVVTVTKKSGLSLEFSCTAFPDAIVIDGLSVNHSDKSSEEEEQLTYDGPDFQELDENMRRSFHKFLEARGIKPSVTDFMHEYMMKKDSREYLLWLKNLKNFIQE
- the LOC111205301 gene encoding uncharacterized protein At2g39795, mitochondrial-like isoform X1, whose product is MVFPLCIGRSASRLASVCGRVARPQAISAVVVNRSSLVSKPSSLLRPFVSRGFLYSTDTNDRLKSDQTLIQVIDSEIKDAFDADVVQGEDETPGSGDFPFKIEDNPGHRTVTLTREYNGEQIRVEVSMPGSMDEHEDGMDDNEDGDEKANETNIPLVVTVTKKSGLSLEFSCTAFPDAIVIDGLSVNHSDKSSEEEEQLTYDGPDFQELDENMRRSFHKFLEARGIKPSVTDFMHEYMMKKDSREYLLWLKNLKNFIQE